One window of Flavobacteriales bacterium genomic DNA carries:
- a CDS encoding putative DNA binding domain-containing protein, with protein sequence MRDGIKWVCGFANAQGGSIFIGKDDKGKAVHVEKCEDLMDAIPNKIRNLMGITTAVNMHLADGKSFIEIVVPPYSVPISLRGRYYYRSGSTKQELTGTSLNEFLLERSGRTWDDVVEPRASFDDIDPKSIAIYLKAAKNAGRLPEDLDLALPELLEKLRLTVDGKLKRAAIILFGKDPGKFYPNTFVKVGRFGKDDADLKFQEVEEGNLITLVQAVQEQLNRKFLVKAIDFEGMHRIEKGQYPTAAIREMLLNALIHRNYMGAPVQIRVYDQKMSIWNEGFLPKGLTLAALKRSHASRPRNPILADVAFKGGYIDAWGRGTIKIIDSCTAAELPDPAMAELDGGFLLTITRITSIQVAEHVAYRVMNARQQKALKHLKEHRSLTNEEYRALFDVSRRTALRDLDGLVTAGEVERMGDLKGARYVLLNGA encoded by the coding sequence TTGCGAGATGGTATAAAATGGGTATGCGGTTTTGCGAATGCCCAAGGCGGGAGCATCTTCATCGGCAAGGACGACAAAGGCAAGGCCGTTCACGTGGAAAAGTGCGAGGACCTGATGGATGCCATTCCCAACAAGATCCGCAACCTCATGGGCATCACCACCGCGGTGAACATGCACCTTGCCGATGGCAAAAGCTTCATTGAGATCGTGGTGCCTCCCTATTCCGTTCCCATCTCTTTGCGTGGCCGCTATTATTACCGCAGCGGTAGCACCAAACAAGAGCTGACGGGTACCTCCTTGAACGAATTCCTCCTCGAACGCAGTGGTCGCACGTGGGATGATGTGGTGGAACCAAGAGCCTCATTTGACGACATCGACCCGAAGAGTATCGCGATCTATCTGAAAGCCGCCAAGAATGCTGGGCGGCTTCCGGAAGACCTCGATCTTGCGCTGCCCGAACTCCTGGAGAAACTCAGGCTCACCGTAGATGGGAAGCTGAAGCGGGCGGCCATCATCCTTTTTGGCAAGGACCCGGGCAAATTCTATCCCAACACCTTCGTCAAGGTGGGCCGCTTCGGGAAGGATGACGCGGACCTGAAATTCCAAGAAGTGGAAGAAGGCAACTTGATCACGCTCGTCCAAGCCGTGCAGGAACAGCTGAACCGGAAGTTCCTTGTCAAGGCGATCGACTTCGAGGGTATGCACCGCATCGAGAAAGGCCAATACCCGACCGCGGCCATTCGCGAGATGCTGTTGAACGCGCTCATTCACAGGAACTACATGGGCGCCCCCGTTCAGATCCGCGTCTACGACCAGAAGATGAGCATCTGGAACGAAGGCTTCCTGCCCAAGGGTTTGACCTTGGCCGCGCTGAAACGCTCGCATGCTTCAAGGCCTCGGAACCCCATTCTTGCCGATGTGGCTTTCAAAGGCGGATACATCGATGCATGGGGCCGTGGTACCATCAAGATCATAGACAGCTGCACAGCTGCCGAACTCCCCGACCCGGCTATGGCCGAACTGGACGGCGGCTTCCTGTTGACGATCACGCGCATTACGAGCATACAAGTAGCCGAACATGTAGCCTATCGCGTCATGAACGCACGGCAGCAGAAGGCGTTGAAGCACCTGAAGGAACATCGGTCTTTAACCAATGAAGAATACAGAGCGCTGTTCGATGTGTCGAGGCGGACAGCTTTACGAGATCTTGACGGGCTGGTCACCGCCGGTGAAGTGGAGCGGATGGGCGACTTGAAAGGCGCGCGTTACGTCCTCTTGAATGGCGCATAA
- a CDS encoding thiol-disulfide oxidoreductase DCC family protein has protein sequence MIPDEGNGSAGELPEYLLFFDGVCNLCNGLVHFIIRRDKRGRFRFASLQSEVGQRFLQTHGLAESHLDSLVYWRKGKMLTRSSAALNVANDLGGPWAFAYFFMLVPRFIRDAVYDLVARKRYRWSGKRDACMVPTSELRERFLE, from the coding sequence ATGATCCCGGATGAGGGCAACGGCAGTGCGGGCGAATTGCCTGAATACCTCCTCTTCTTCGACGGTGTGTGCAACCTCTGCAACGGCTTGGTCCACTTCATCATCCGGCGTGACAAGCGCGGGCGCTTCCGCTTCGCCTCGCTCCAGTCGGAGGTGGGCCAGCGATTCCTTCAAACCCATGGGCTCGCCGAAAGCCACCTTGATTCACTGGTGTATTGGCGCAAAGGCAAGATGCTGACCCGGTCGAGCGCGGCCTTGAACGTGGCGAATGACCTCGGCGGGCCATGGGCCTTTGCCTACTTCTTCATGCTGGTGCCACGCTTCATCCGCGATGCCGTGTACGACCTCGTGGCGCGAAAACGCTACCGCTGGTCCGGAAAGCGCGATGCCTGCATGGTGCCGACATCGGAACTGCGCGAGCGCTTTCTTGAATAG
- a CDS encoding response regulator yields MKTLLLIEDDADVRDNTAEMLELAHYRVLKAGNGKQGVDIARKEMPDLILCDIMMPELDGYGVLHMLGRSPDTAEIPFIFLTAKAERGDVRRGMELGADDYLTKPFEESELLNAIEGRIKRSDLFRKGFDRTLDGLNDFMDQARGVSALDDISKDRKTRNVERKGILFHEGDEMRTVPFLVSGKVRTFKVNNDGKEFVTGLHVPGDFIGYLGLLEGGHATETAEALEESEVAMVPREDLLRLLYRDRDVSMRFIRMLTHDVNERQERLLQLAYASVRQRVAQALLQLHERFSKDPSENLGVRISRDDLAAIVGTATESLIRCLTDLKDEGLIESQGRDIKIADKRGLARLANI; encoded by the coding sequence ATGAAGACCCTTTTGCTCATCGAGGACGACGCGGATGTGCGCGACAACACTGCCGAAATGCTCGAGCTCGCCCACTACCGCGTACTGAAAGCCGGGAACGGCAAGCAGGGCGTGGATATCGCCCGCAAGGAAATGCCCGACCTCATCCTGTGCGACATCATGATGCCCGAGCTGGACGGCTACGGTGTACTGCACATGCTGGGCCGCTCGCCGGACACCGCCGAGATCCCCTTCATCTTCCTCACCGCCAAGGCCGAGCGCGGCGACGTGCGGCGCGGCATGGAGCTCGGTGCCGACGACTACCTCACAAAGCCCTTCGAGGAAAGTGAGCTGCTGAACGCCATCGAGGGCCGGATCAAACGCAGTGACCTGTTCCGAAAAGGTTTCGACCGGACCCTCGACGGATTGAACGACTTCATGGATCAGGCGCGCGGCGTATCCGCCTTGGACGACATCAGCAAGGACCGGAAGACGCGCAACGTGGAGCGCAAGGGGATCCTCTTCCACGAAGGCGACGAAATGCGCACCGTGCCGTTCTTGGTCTCAGGCAAAGTGCGCACCTTCAAAGTGAACAACGACGGTAAAGAGTTCGTCACCGGCCTGCACGTGCCGGGCGACTTCATCGGCTACCTCGGCCTATTGGAAGGCGGCCATGCCACGGAGACCGCGGAGGCCCTGGAGGAAAGCGAAGTGGCCATGGTGCCACGCGAGGACCTGCTACGCCTGCTCTACCGCGACCGCGACGTGTCGATGCGCTTCATCCGCATGCTCACCCACGACGTGAACGAACGGCAGGAGCGCCTGCTGCAATTGGCCTACGCCAGCGTCCGCCAACGGGTGGCACAAGCGCTGTTGCAACTGCACGAACGCTTCAGCAAGGACCCGTCGGAAAACCTAGGCGTGCGCATCAGTCGCGACGACCTTGCCGCTATCGTGGGCACCGCCACCGAATCGCTCATCCGGTGCCTCACCGACCTGAAAGACGAAGGGCTGATCGAATCCCAGGGAAGGGACATCAAGATCGCGGACAAGCGCGGGTTGGCACGGTTAGCGAATATCTGA
- a CDS encoding PAS domain S-box protein, whose product MSQGESNVDPVHLERVRELLFSTAAEGLVLVDRTGTVRMNNPRLLEMFGYEEGDLLGRSIDLLLPKSFRTAHLAQRSNYNARPAKRHMGRGRELNGVRKDGTIFPVEVGLNHFTVDKELYVMALVTDITERRKAEDALQRNTAELEKRVEERTAELAKGARAVELALEREKELSALKSRFVSMASHEFRTPLSTIMGSADLIARYTEGPGNEKVHKHVQRIRAKVRDLTAILNDFLSFERIGQGDLPSVPEDLDIVHLCIGLIEELRGMTKPGQALEFDHTSDERTVTLDHSTLVNTITNLVTNAIKYSPEGRPVILRTSVDNGCLRVAVIDKGMGIPSADQAHLFEPFFRAQNVLTIQGTGLGLNLVKRYLDLMGGTITFTSTPGEGSTFNVRIPKIKHGT is encoded by the coding sequence ATGTCCCAAGGAGAATCCAATGTCGATCCGGTCCATTTGGAACGGGTGCGCGAGTTGCTGTTCAGCACCGCGGCGGAAGGGCTGGTGCTGGTGGACCGCACCGGGACCGTCCGCATGAACAACCCGCGCCTGCTGGAGATGTTCGGTTACGAGGAAGGGGATCTGCTCGGCCGTTCCATCGATCTGCTTCTGCCGAAGAGCTTCCGCACCGCGCACCTGGCACAACGGTCCAACTACAATGCCCGGCCCGCCAAACGCCACATGGGGCGAGGGCGTGAACTGAACGGGGTGCGCAAGGACGGCACCATCTTCCCCGTTGAAGTGGGCCTGAACCATTTTACGGTGGACAAGGAGCTGTACGTGATGGCCTTGGTGACGGACATCACCGAACGGAGGAAGGCGGAAGACGCGCTGCAGCGCAATACGGCGGAGCTCGAGAAGCGCGTGGAGGAACGCACGGCGGAACTTGCGAAGGGCGCGCGCGCGGTGGAACTTGCCTTGGAGCGGGAGAAGGAACTCAGCGCACTGAAATCACGCTTCGTCTCCATGGCCTCGCATGAATTCCGCACTCCGCTCAGCACCATCATGGGTTCGGCAGACCTGATCGCGCGCTACACCGAGGGACCGGGTAATGAGAAAGTCCACAAACACGTGCAGCGGATCCGTGCCAAGGTGCGCGACCTCACCGCCATCCTTAACGACTTCCTCTCTTTCGAGCGGATCGGCCAAGGTGACCTCCCCTCCGTGCCCGAAGACCTCGACATCGTACATCTGTGCATCGGCCTCATCGAGGAACTGCGCGGAATGACCAAGCCCGGACAGGCCTTGGAGTTTGACCACACAAGCGATGAGCGCACCGTGACCCTGGACCACAGCACGCTCGTGAACACCATCACCAACTTAGTGACGAACGCGATCAAGTACTCTCCCGAAGGGCGGCCTGTCATCCTGCGCACGTCGGTGGACAACGGCTGCCTGCGCGTCGCAGTGATCGACAAGGGAATGGGCATCCCGTCCGCTGACCAGGCCCATCTCTTCGAACCCTTCTTCCGCGCCCAGAACGTGCTCACCATCCAAGGCACCGGCCTCGGACTGAACTTAGTGAAGCGATACCTTGACCTGATGGGCGGCACCATCACCTTCACCAGTACGCCCGGGGAAGGATCCACGTTCAATGTGCGCATCCCAAAAATCAAACACGGAACATGA
- a CDS encoding cbb3-type cytochrome c oxidase subunit I, translating to MAMRSELTPAKGFVIAGLLSLWCGALFGVIGSWQHVVPNVVDAIPFVKSRPLHVSLVIAWIFLTAVGGVYHYLPRIVGAPLHSTRLAWLHLAVFIGTGIAVIASYFMGRFGGREYWEFPPVLGIPIALSWGLLIYNFFRTANKHKGPWPAYLWMWATGIVFFLITYAEANLYLFPHFTGNMVREITVQWKAYGALTGSWNMLVYGTAMVVMERSTGNMAIARSKTAYLLFGLGFTNLLFGWAHHIYPVPSALWIRMLAYAISMTEWIILARMIHQWRTTVEDGKRGSSTLFGRFLFAGEVWVFLNLGVALLISIPAINLFAHGTHIVVAHAMGSTIGINTTILFASVFFIAGRAPSGSMRAGFWIFNGSLLAFWICLIGAGLVKGWFTVMSDLPFQTITEKIWPYIAGFAVSGIGLFTGLSMLVWGALKVLLASNSKEVVYGHKAYGLDAVPVEDGRPSVPEKPMLHRR from the coding sequence ATGGCGATGCGAAGTGAGCTGACTCCTGCCAAGGGCTTTGTGATCGCGGGTCTGCTGTCCTTGTGGTGCGGGGCGCTCTTCGGGGTCATTGGATCGTGGCAACATGTGGTGCCCAATGTGGTGGACGCTATTCCTTTCGTGAAGTCGCGGCCCTTGCACGTGTCCCTGGTGATCGCATGGATCTTCCTCACTGCGGTGGGCGGCGTGTACCATTACCTGCCTCGGATCGTTGGCGCACCCCTGCACTCCACGCGGCTGGCCTGGTTGCACTTGGCGGTGTTCATCGGGACCGGCATCGCCGTGATCGCCTCGTATTTCATGGGCCGCTTCGGCGGAAGGGAGTATTGGGAGTTCCCGCCCGTGCTGGGCATTCCGATCGCCTTGTCCTGGGGTTTGCTGATCTACAACTTCTTCCGCACGGCGAACAAGCACAAAGGTCCGTGGCCGGCCTACCTGTGGATGTGGGCCACTGGTATCGTGTTCTTCCTGATCACCTATGCCGAGGCGAACCTCTATCTCTTTCCGCACTTCACCGGCAATATGGTACGCGAGATCACCGTGCAGTGGAAGGCCTATGGTGCGCTCACCGGATCTTGGAATATGTTGGTCTACGGCACTGCAATGGTGGTGATGGAACGCAGCACCGGAAACATGGCCATCGCCCGCTCCAAGACGGCCTATCTCTTGTTCGGACTCGGCTTCACCAACCTCCTGTTCGGCTGGGCACACCACATCTATCCCGTGCCGTCCGCCTTGTGGATCCGCATGCTCGCCTATGCGATCAGCATGACCGAGTGGATCATTCTGGCGCGTATGATCCACCAATGGCGCACCACCGTGGAAGATGGCAAGCGCGGCAGTTCCACCCTGTTCGGACGCTTCCTCTTCGCCGGTGAAGTCTGGGTCTTCCTTAACCTCGGGGTCGCGTTGCTCATCTCCATTCCCGCCATCAACCTGTTCGCGCATGGTACGCACATCGTCGTTGCGCACGCCATGGGCAGCACCATCGGCATCAACACCACCATCCTCTTCGCATCGGTGTTCTTCATTGCGGGAAGAGCGCCATCCGGATCGATGCGGGCAGGCTTTTGGATCTTCAATGGCTCCTTGCTCGCCTTCTGGATCTGCCTGATCGGTGCGGGTTTGGTGAAGGGCTGGTTCACGGTGATGAGCGATCTGCCCTTCCAAACGATCACGGAGAAGATATGGCCCTACATCGCAGGTTTTGCCGTGAGCGGTATCGGCTTGTTCACGGGCCTGAGCATGTTGGTGTGGGGTGCATTGAAGGTCTTGTTGGCCTCCAACAGCAAAGAAGTGGTGTATGGGCACAAGGCCTATGGGCTTGATGCGGTCCCGGTGGAAGATGGGCGACCTTCCGTGCCAGAGAAGCCCATGCTACACCGGCGATGA
- a CDS encoding gliding motility-associated C-terminal domain-containing protein, which produces MMSIKHQTIYLLRYLRVSISATFLAGSISACSSIDLNAQDISFFRSYGANFTEQGNAVAVRNDHVIATVMQLSNPNAGRMVYPGLLLTNDAGGLISCKKFSALSSTSFLEHVMPNGDGYLLVGITNSHTWISQTDPAGNVLWSKYLEAGNGLRTTDVVAVDDGYLFAGITYPSSSGYAEIACLKIDMGGNVVWSKQINTDNYQLSTIKLITRNGDLYLAGTGKLEPSFTDVFLMRLNAAAEPLWTKHFNTTYDDELAAFLMDAQGSLYLIGRNYDIQREWDIFLIKTDLNGEVLATRHFDSGNGAEKARCATLINDGTLAISYDHGSSDGRSPAVVSLNLSDLTINWNKTYAYEPQFTNYVLDIVAASNGGLIMVGDMHVTGKMRDTYLLRTLPNGDAGCFTYDHNLSVVDQTFTETLVSDSSQPLAVTVTPIDVVAIDAPEIVPFTACANIPPSSIFHVVPMPDNDCLSSCYTFLDSSRHGPTEWVWQFENGIPDSHVGSTPPEVCWTEKGSYAVQLTVTSPSGQHTSTQVMTIAPDCPPIIPNVFSPNNDRVNDGFVIRSLPAAFTLTIKDRWGQDIFQSGNASDIWRGKHQQNGNDVPEGVYYYALLDRTSSKRYTGYVQLLR; this is translated from the coding sequence ATGATGTCGATCAAGCACCAAACCATTTATCTGTTGCGCTATCTGCGCGTGTCCATTTCTGCGACCTTCTTGGCAGGATCGATCTCGGCTTGTTCGAGCATTGACCTGAACGCTCAAGACATTTCGTTCTTCCGATCATACGGCGCGAATTTTACCGAACAAGGCAATGCCGTAGCTGTCCGGAACGACCATGTGATCGCCACGGTCATGCAGCTCTCGAACCCCAATGCGGGCAGGATGGTCTATCCCGGGCTTTTGTTGACCAATGACGCCGGAGGGCTCATTTCGTGTAAGAAGTTCTCCGCGCTGAGCAGCACCAGTTTTCTGGAGCATGTTATGCCTAACGGCGATGGATACCTATTGGTCGGGATCACAAACTCGCACACTTGGATAAGCCAGACCGACCCGGCCGGAAATGTGCTTTGGAGCAAGTACCTGGAAGCGGGAAATGGGCTACGTACCACCGATGTGGTAGCCGTCGACGATGGGTATCTGTTCGCTGGCATAACCTATCCAAGTTCATCGGGGTATGCGGAGATCGCTTGCTTGAAGATCGATATGGGCGGCAACGTGGTTTGGTCCAAACAGATCAACACGGACAACTACCAACTTTCCACCATCAAGCTGATCACGCGGAACGGAGACCTGTACCTGGCCGGCACAGGCAAGCTGGAACCCAGCTTTACGGACGTCTTCCTGATGCGCCTCAACGCGGCTGCGGAACCGCTCTGGACCAAGCATTTCAACACGACCTACGATGATGAATTGGCTGCGTTCCTAATGGATGCCCAAGGCTCCTTGTACTTGATCGGACGCAACTACGATATCCAACGTGAATGGGACATTTTTCTGATCAAAACGGACCTGAACGGCGAGGTCCTTGCCACCCGGCATTTCGATAGCGGCAATGGCGCAGAAAAAGCACGATGTGCAACGCTCATCAATGATGGCACCTTGGCCATAAGCTATGACCACGGGTCCAGTGATGGGCGAAGCCCGGCCGTGGTGTCCCTGAACCTTTCGGACCTCACCATCAATTGGAACAAGACCTACGCCTATGAACCCCAATTCACGAACTACGTGCTGGATATTGTTGCTGCCTCGAACGGCGGCCTGATCATGGTCGGCGATATGCACGTGACCGGAAAAATGAGGGACACCTACCTCCTGCGCACCTTGCCGAACGGCGATGCCGGTTGCTTTACCTACGACCACAATTTATCCGTGGTGGACCAGACCTTCACGGAGACCTTGGTCAGTGACAGCAGCCAACCACTTGCAGTAACAGTAACGCCGATCGATGTGGTCGCGATCGATGCACCGGAGATCGTGCCATTTACCGCATGTGCCAACATTCCACCTTCATCGATCTTCCATGTGGTGCCCATGCCGGACAATGACTGCCTTAGCTCCTGCTATACCTTTCTCGACAGCTCGCGGCATGGCCCTACGGAGTGGGTGTGGCAATTCGAGAATGGCATTCCGGACAGCCACGTAGGTAGCACGCCTCCGGAAGTATGCTGGACGGAGAAAGGGTCCTATGCTGTCCAACTCACCGTAACCTCTCCTTCCGGCCAGCACACCTCGACCCAAGTAATGACCATTGCCCCGGATTGCCCTCCCATCATCCCGAACGTCTTCAGCCCGAACAATGACCGGGTCAACGATGGCTTTGTGATCCGCTCCCTACCCGCTGCATTCACATTGACCATCAAGGACCGTTGGGGCCAGGACATCTTCCAAAGCGGAAATGCTTCGGACATCTGGCGCGGGAAACATCAACAGAATGGCAACGATGTACCTGAAGGGGTTTACTACTACGCCCTTTTGGACCGGACCAGCTCGAAGCGGTATACCGGATATGTCCAGTTGCTACGTTGA
- a CDS encoding cytochrome c produces the protein MSKKQMVPNGSLEPSGVGVRQRRTVYFILIGLFVLQSGLIYTVSTEASSPAAELNASARRGEALYREFNCTACHQFYGLGGHMGPDLTNVAIAQGKGPEYARAFILHGSGRMPMLGVSKEQADDLVAFLEAVAATGTYPIRNLDLTPWGTYQQMHGDAK, from the coding sequence ATGTCCAAGAAGCAAATGGTCCCGAACGGGTCGCTAGAGCCGAGTGGGGTTGGTGTACGCCAGCGTCGCACGGTCTATTTCATCTTGATCGGGCTATTCGTCCTACAATCCGGGCTTATCTATACGGTGTCCACGGAAGCATCTTCGCCTGCTGCGGAATTGAACGCTTCGGCCCGACGCGGCGAAGCCCTGTACCGGGAGTTCAACTGCACGGCCTGCCACCAATTCTACGGCTTGGGTGGCCACATGGGGCCGGACCTCACCAACGTGGCCATAGCGCAAGGGAAGGGTCCGGAGTATGCGCGTGCCTTTATCCTGCACGGTTCGGGACGCATGCCCATGTTGGGCGTATCGAAGGAACAGGCCGACGATCTCGTCGCCTTCCTTGAAGCCGTTGCAGCCACCGGTACCTATCCCATCCGGAACCTGGACCTCACACCGTGGGGAACCTACCAACAGATGCATGGCGATGCGAAGTGA
- a CDS encoding agmatinase family protein encodes MTKAAKIKAFDPNSPGNANAGIYGLPFTAEESDIVLVPVPWEVTTSYGGGTAHGPEAIQEASFQVDLFHPEFADLWKRGIAMDEIPVALLEQSDALKKEAAHVIDLLVHGGTKAKKDRATKALKLVNEESAVMNDWVEQRTGYWLDQGKLVGLVGGDHSTPLGFYRALAQRHESFGILHLDAHLDLRKAFEGFTYSHASIMFNALAIPEVENIVSVGIRDFCEEEARVFAKEELRVRLHRSAELRREQFEGMTWQKQCDRIIDQLPEKVHISFDIDALDPALCPHTGTPVPGGFAFEEATYLLSRLAASERTIIGFDLVEVTPGPHGDWDANVGARSLWHLCGVLAKAQ; translated from the coding sequence ATGACCAAAGCCGCCAAGATCAAAGCCTTCGACCCCAACAGCCCGGGCAACGCCAACGCCGGGATCTATGGACTGCCTTTCACCGCGGAGGAAAGCGATATCGTTCTCGTGCCTGTCCCTTGGGAAGTGACAACAAGCTACGGAGGCGGCACCGCGCATGGTCCTGAGGCTATCCAAGAAGCCTCCTTCCAAGTTGACCTGTTCCACCCGGAGTTCGCCGACCTGTGGAAACGCGGCATCGCGATGGACGAGATCCCCGTAGCTCTGTTGGAGCAGAGCGATGCCTTGAAGAAGGAGGCCGCGCATGTGATCGACCTGTTGGTACACGGCGGGACCAAGGCGAAGAAGGACCGTGCCACGAAAGCGCTGAAGCTGGTGAACGAGGAGAGCGCCGTGATGAACGACTGGGTGGAGCAGCGCACCGGCTACTGGCTGGACCAAGGAAAACTCGTGGGGCTTGTCGGAGGGGACCACAGCACGCCGCTCGGCTTCTACCGCGCCTTGGCGCAGCGCCACGAGAGCTTCGGCATCCTGCACTTGGACGCACACCTTGATCTCCGCAAGGCCTTCGAAGGCTTCACGTACAGCCACGCCAGCATCATGTTCAATGCGCTGGCCATCCCCGAAGTGGAGAACATCGTTTCGGTGGGCATCCGCGATTTCTGCGAAGAAGAGGCCCGCGTCTTCGCCAAGGAAGAACTTCGTGTACGCCTGCACCGGAGCGCCGAACTACGCCGCGAGCAATTCGAGGGGATGACCTGGCAGAAACAATGTGACCGCATCATCGACCAACTGCCGGAGAAGGTCCACATCAGCTTCGATATCGATGCGCTGGACCCTGCACTGTGTCCGCATACCGGCACGCCCGTGCCCGGCGGCTTCGCTTTTGAGGAGGCCACCTATCTGCTCTCACGGTTGGCCGCGAGCGAAAGGACCATTATCGGTTTCGACCTGGTGGAGGTGACACCTGGGCCGCACGGCGACTGGGACGCCAACGTGGGCGCGCGATCGCTCTGGCACCTGTGCGGCGTGCTGGCAAAGGCGCAATGA
- a CDS encoding cysteine dioxygenase family protein: MALILEPGLLSETIGSLAELVRALDRESHPAGYTDALLRTSIPPEELVSFSQWNSRHYTRQCIHRTHDFELMLIGYEPGQSTSIHDYDSQMAWIKPVLGSVREERFKANADGKFRLHGEKTLGVGSLSYMAAKNCIHRHSNAGTGRAITLNLYSQPIRRWRVYDERTGLASLLGTAEADGE, encoded by the coding sequence ATGGCTCTGATACTGGAACCCGGCCTCCTTTCGGAAACGATCGGTTCGCTTGCCGAGCTGGTGCGTGCCCTCGACCGGGAATCCCATCCCGCGGGTTACACCGATGCCTTGTTGCGGACGTCCATCCCACCCGAGGAACTGGTCTCGTTCAGCCAATGGAACAGCCGGCACTACACGCGGCAGTGCATCCACCGCACGCACGATTTTGAACTGATGCTGATCGGTTATGAACCGGGGCAAAGTACCAGCATCCATGACTATGACAGCCAAATGGCGTGGATCAAGCCTGTACTGGGGTCGGTGCGGGAAGAGCGCTTCAAGGCCAATGCCGACGGGAAGTTCAGGCTCCATGGGGAGAAGACCCTCGGCGTCGGCAGCCTATCCTACATGGCGGCCAAAAACTGTATCCACCGGCATTCCAACGCCGGAACGGGACGTGCGATCACTCTGAACCTCTACTCACAGCCCATCCGTCGCTGGCGGGTCTACGATGAACGGACCGGTCTGGCCTCGCTTTTGGGCACGGCCGAGGCCGATGGCGAATAA
- a CDS encoding universal stress protein, producing the protein MAHILLPTDFSDNALHACAYAGGLFGAEDNVYTLMHAYIDAAPSISTWPGMADELYKASVAGMGTWAERARALPELEGAVVRTEVMYGILPDVLNGLAEEKRGDIVVMGTQGSSGSDLLGSNAGAVVKHSKVPVLVVPNKAVPKPVKRIMYAEDDRHVEVTGSRMLLDIALRTKAEVVLAHVLKDPDDVPDPDVVAMYEELLQAVPHRFISGEGKDIAGVIDFLADQEGADMVAVLHRHSGFIEGLFRTSTAKRLALHTHIPLLVLQQLDPQG; encoded by the coding sequence ATGGCCCACATTCTGCTCCCCACGGACTTCAGCGACAATGCACTCCACGCCTGCGCCTATGCGGGCGGTTTGTTCGGCGCGGAGGACAATGTCTACACCTTGATGCACGCCTATATCGACGCGGCCCCGTCCATCAGTACCTGGCCCGGCATGGCGGATGAGCTCTACAAGGCCTCGGTGGCGGGCATGGGCACATGGGCCGAACGTGCCCGGGCCTTGCCCGAGCTTGAAGGTGCGGTCGTAAGGACGGAGGTGATGTACGGCATTCTGCCAGACGTACTTAACGGACTGGCCGAGGAAAAGCGTGGGGATATCGTGGTGATGGGCACCCAAGGGAGCTCGGGCAGTGACCTGCTGGGCAGCAACGCAGGAGCCGTGGTGAAGCACAGCAAAGTGCCCGTGCTGGTGGTGCCGAACAAGGCCGTACCGAAGCCCGTGAAGCGGATCATGTACGCCGAAGACGACAGGCATGTAGAGGTGACCGGCAGCCGGATGCTGCTCGACATCGCACTGCGCACCAAGGCTGAAGTGGTGCTGGCCCATGTGCTGAAGGACCCCGATGACGTGCCGGACCCGGATGTGGTGGCCATGTATGAGGAACTGTTACAGGCCGTGCCGCACCGTTTTATTTCCGGTGAGGGCAAGGACATCGCCGGGGTGATCGACTTCCTCGCGGATCAGGAGGGTGCGGACATGGTGGCCGTCCTGCACCGGCATAGCGGCTTTATCGAGGGCCTCTTCCGCACCAGCACCGCCAAGCGCTTGGCGCTGCACACGCACATCCCATTGCTCGTGCTGCAACAGCTCGACCCACAGGGGTGA